The proteins below come from a single Peromyscus leucopus breed LL Stock chromosome 13, UCI_PerLeu_2.1, whole genome shotgun sequence genomic window:
- the Vil1 gene encoding villin-1, whose protein sequence is MSKLTAQVQGSLNTTTPGIQIWRIEAMQMVPVPSNTFGSFFDGDCYVVLAIHKTSSTLTYDIHYWIGQDSSQDEQGAAAIYTTQMDDYLKGRAVQHREVQGNESETFRGYFKQGLVIRKGGVASGMKHVETNSSDVQRLLHVKGKRNVVAGEVEMSWKSFNRGDVFLLDLGKLIIQWNGPESNRMERLRGMTLAKEIRDQERGGRTYVGVVDGENEGDSPELMAIMNHVLGQRKELKAAISDSVVEPAVKAALKLYHVSDSEGKLVVREVATRPLTQDLLSHEDCYILDQGGLKIFVWKGKNANQQERSGAMNQALNFIKAKQYPPSTQVEVQNDGAESAIFQQLFQKWTVPNQTSGLGKTYTVGSVAKVEQVKFDATSMHVQPQVAAQQKMVDDGSGEVQVWRIENLELVPVDSKWLGHFYGGDCYLLLYTYLIGEKEHYLLYIWQGSQASQDEIAASAYQAVILDQKYNDEPVQIRVPMGKEPPHLMSIFKGRMVVYQGGTSRENNLEPVPSTRLFQVRGTSANNTKAFEVTARATSLNSNDVFILKTPSCCYLWCGKGCSGDEREMAKMVADTISRTEKQVVVEGQEPANFWMALGGKAPYANSKRLQEETQVINPRLFECSNQTGRFMATEIFDFNQDDLEEEDVFLLDAWDQVFFWIGKHANEEEKKAAATTVQEYLKTHPGNRDPDTPIIVVKQGHEPPTFTGWFLAWDPFKWTNVKSYDDLKAELGNSGDWGQIADEVMNSKVDVFTANTSFSSGPLPIFPLEQLVNKPVEELPEGVDPSRKEEHLSIEDFTKALGMTPAAFSALPRWKQQNLKKEKGLF, encoded by the exons ATGTCCAAACTGACTGCCCAAGTCCAAGGCTCTCTCAACACCACCACCCCAGGGATACAGATATGGAGGATCGAG GCTATGCAGATGGTGCCTGTTCCTTCCAATACCTTTGGAAGCTTCTTCGATGGTGActgctatgtagtcctggct ATCCACAAGACCAGCAGCACCCTGACCTACGATATCCACTACTGGATCGGCCAGGATTCATCCCAGGATGAGCAGGGGGCAGCTGCCATCTACACAACACAGATGGATGATTACCTGAAGGGCCGGGCCGTCCAGCACCGCGAGGTCCAAGGCAATGAGAGCGAGACTTTCCGAGGCTACTTCAAGCAAGGCCTTGT gaTCCGGAAAGGGGGCGTGGCTTCCGGCATGAAGCATGTGGAAACGAATTCCAGCGATGTCCAGCGACTGTTGCATGTCAAGGGCAAGAGGAATgtggtggctggagag GTGGAGATGTCCTGGAAAAGTTTCAACAGAGGGGATGTCTTCCTGCTGGACCTTGGGAAGCTTATCATCCAGTGGAATGGACCGGAGAGTAACCGCATGGAGAGACTTCGG GGCATGACCTTGGCCAAAGAGATCCGAGACCAGGAACGCGGCGGGCGCACCTACGTGGGTGTGGTGGATGGCGAGAATGAAGGGGACTCCCCAGAGCTGATGGCGATTATGAACCACGTGCTGGGCCAGCGCAAGGAACTGAAGGCAGCGATTTCTGACTCCGTGGTGGAGCCAGCCGTTAAGGCTGCCCTCAAGCTGTACCA CGTGTCCGACTCGGAAGGAAAACTCGTGGTTCGGGAAGTTGCTACACGGCCCCTCACGCAGGACCTGCTCAGCCACGAG GACTGTTACATCCTGGACCAGGGAGGCCTGAAGATCTTCGTGTGGAAAGGGAAAAATGCCAACCAGCAGGAGAGGAGCGGAGCCATGAACCAGGCCCTG AACTTCATCAAGGCCAAGCAGTACCCACCAAGCACACAGGTTGAGGTGCAGAATGACGGGGCCGAGTCAGCCATCTTCCAGCAGCTCTTCCAGAAGTGGACAGTGCCCAATCAGACCTCAGGCCTGGGCAAAACCTACACAGTGGGCTCCGTGG CCAAGGTGGAACAGGTGAAGTTTGACGCTACGTCCATGCACGTCCAGCCTCAAGTGGCTGCCCAGCAGAAGATGGTGGACGACGGGAGTGGGGAAGTGCAG GTGTGGCGCATCGAGAACTTAGAGCTGGTGCCCGTGGATTCCAAGTGGCTGGGCCATTTCTACGGTGGCGACTGCTACCTGCTGCTCTACACCTACCTCATAGGCGAGAAGGAGCACTACTTGTTGTATATCTGGCAG ggcagccaggccagccaggatgaAATTGCGGCCTCGGCTTATCAAGCCGTCATCCTGGACCAGAAGTACAACGATGAACCAGTTCAGATCCGGGTCCCAATGGGCAAGGAGCCCCCTCACCTCATGTCTATCTTCAAGGGGCGCATGGTGGTTTATCAG GGAGGCACTTCCCGAGAGAACAACTTGGAGCCCGTGCCCTCCACAAGGCTGTTCCAGGTCCGGGGGACCAGTGCCAATAACACCAAGGCTTTTGAGGTTACAGCCCGGGCCACCTCCCTCAACTCCAATGATGTCTTCATACTCAAGACGCCATCCTGCTGCTACCTGTGGTGTGGGAAG GGATGTAGTGGGGATGAGCGGGAGATGGCCAAGATGGTTGCTGATACCATCTCACGGACGGAGAAACAAGTAGTTGTGGAGGGACAGGAGCCAGCCAACTTCTGGATGGCCCTGGGCGGGAAGGCACCCTACGCCAACAGCAAGAG GCTGCAGGAGGAAACCCAAGTCATCAACCCTCGGCTCTTCGAATGCTCCAACCAGACCGGGCGCTTTATGGCCACAGAGATCTTCGACTTCAATCAGGATGACCTGGAGGAAGAGGATGTGTTCCTGTTGGATGCCTGGGACCAG GTCTTCTTCTGGATAGGGAAACATGCCAAcgaggaagagaagaaggcagcAGCCACCACCGTACAGGAATACCTCAAGACCCACCCCGGAAACAGAGACCCCGATACCCCTATCATTGTGGTGAAGCAGGGACATGAGCCCCCCACCTTCACAGGCTGGTTCCTGGCTTGGGATCCCTTCAAGTGGACT AACGTCAAGTCCTATGATGACCTGAAGGCAGAGCTTGGGAACTCTGGGGACTGGGGCCAGATTGCTGAT GAGGTTATGAACTCCAAGGTGGATGTATTCACTGCCAATACCAGCTTCAGTTCTGGGCCCCTGCCCATCTTCCCCCTGGAGCAGCTGGTGAACAAGCCCGTGGAGGAGCTCCCTGAGGGTGTGGACCCCAGCAGGAAGGAG